A single uncultured Methanolobus sp. DNA region contains:
- a CDS encoding M1 family metallopeptidase, with the protein MKRIYKYYPEDFGELSVKVIHMDLVFDVFDEYTKVTSNLELQTLNKPIDELELNCKKLEILSVSCKEYEIEYEYKVKDDIMVIKFRQTVPENTKIVISTQTICRPTDNILEGLYYDETPAGAPPQQITQCQQWGFQRIVPCIDDMTAKCTYTTTIIADERYTNLITNGDIIKERHSVGNGRDMIVYDNSVTPMATYLFFLGVGTYATFKKEFEYPDGDTFDLELLVPPGSDPVIAGRSLDVLYDSIMWMYLFTGPEQYRQPEKRKEIMDMVKQRDLLKNEEGADGKKLEKIRDELKKAIASIKPGYKYTGTVYREIGMQNSNFGGMENVGNTTISTNRIMPFPQMTDTAFEYLMRVKVHEFYHNLNGSEVTGWSPFEIWLNEAVTVHIERMYHAYHFGENYSRLGEVLTLLAPGSGTFALDRGAASMPIIPDGFNDPDDLISSVTYVKAPEFVNMIQTMMGKETFVKALDSYHCRFKHSNATSWQWLEEMEKASGMKIKDMANIWLKQTQFPVLHVDSSYNENERKCTLSFKQEVPEGKNLWELPICAALVDENGNDLAEVMERMTAEEQEIVIDNVDKPAFLSLNRNYSFFGKVVHDATIDELVLQAKTDSDLINRFLAFYRIVDSEKMKLIKNADAAPSEEFTDLFNELIMDLDLMEKAGAQFLTIFESVEDDKFSHSYQLLYEVKQKLLKAIASRHEESLMSLYEACNAKIIDSFDYLEEQVHAIKCRQVKNKCLSILSTLDTPVIHGMIREQFETADNATDKLTAFSLYLDSSASDKMELMQNYQKEAEKNPVSWEAYLRVIGSSSGDDVTDLIEQVESSETFRIEQANDQRALFASFAYNRKKSLQTEKGRELLTVIIPKLATVNEYNTVGMLNVLANIDRMEDEYHVPLVEMMVGFLNKLDPENSPSVYNRIRKILLNTSNAVAKYEEINGKVDLN; encoded by the coding sequence ATGAAAAGAATATACAAATATTATCCTGAAGATTTTGGTGAACTGAGTGTAAAAGTTATTCACATGGATCTTGTTTTCGATGTCTTTGATGAGTATACAAAAGTGACATCGAATCTGGAATTGCAAACCCTCAACAAACCCATTGATGAACTCGAACTTAACTGCAAGAAACTGGAAATATTGTCGGTAAGCTGCAAGGAATATGAAATTGAGTACGAATACAAAGTTAAAGACGATATCATGGTGATAAAATTCAGGCAAACCGTACCTGAAAATACTAAAATTGTAATCAGTACTCAAACTATCTGCAGGCCGACAGATAATATTCTGGAAGGTCTCTATTACGATGAAACGCCTGCAGGTGCTCCACCTCAGCAGATAACCCAGTGCCAGCAGTGGGGATTCCAGAGAATTGTGCCATGTATAGATGACATGACCGCAAAGTGCACTTATACTACTACCATCATCGCCGATGAGAGATACACAAATCTCATCACCAACGGAGATATCATAAAAGAAAGGCACTCTGTTGGAAACGGCAGGGATATGATAGTCTACGACAACTCTGTAACTCCAATGGCAACCTATCTTTTCTTCCTTGGCGTGGGAACATATGCTACATTCAAAAAGGAGTTTGAATACCCGGATGGCGATACCTTTGATCTTGAACTTCTGGTCCCGCCCGGCTCAGACCCTGTAATTGCCGGAAGGTCACTTGATGTTCTTTACGATTCTATTATGTGGATGTATCTCTTCACAGGCCCTGAACAATACAGACAGCCTGAAAAGCGTAAAGAGATCATGGACATGGTAAAGCAGAGAGATCTTCTTAAGAACGAAGAAGGCGCTGATGGCAAGAAACTTGAGAAGATAAGGGATGAACTGAAAAAGGCAATCGCATCTATCAAACCCGGATACAAGTATACCGGTACTGTCTACAGGGAGATCGGAATGCAGAACTCCAATTTCGGTGGAATGGAAAATGTTGGAAATACAACCATCAGCACCAATCGCATAATGCCGTTCCCTCAGATGACAGATACTGCTTTTGAATATCTCATGAGAGTTAAAGTGCATGAGTTTTACCACAACCTGAACGGCTCAGAGGTCACAGGATGGAGTCCTTTTGAGATATGGCTCAATGAGGCTGTTACCGTTCACATTGAAAGGATGTATCATGCATACCATTTTGGAGAGAACTACAGCCGTCTTGGTGAAGTGCTCACTCTTCTTGCACCAGGTTCCGGAACTTTCGCTCTTGACAGGGGAGCAGCTTCAATGCCTATCATCCCGGACGGGTTCAATGATCCTGACGACCTCATAAGTTCGGTGACCTATGTAAAGGCTCCTGAATTTGTGAATATGATCCAGACCATGATGGGAAAGGAGACTTTTGTAAAGGCTCTGGACTCCTATCACTGCAGATTCAAACACTCAAATGCCACAAGCTGGCAGTGGCTTGAAGAGATGGAAAAGGCTTCCGGCATGAAGATCAAGGATATGGCAAATATCTGGTTGAAGCAGACCCAGTTCCCGGTGCTTCATGTTGATTCTTCATACAACGAAAATGAAAGAAAATGCACTTTATCCTTTAAGCAGGAAGTTCCTGAAGGAAAAAACCTCTGGGAATTGCCAATTTGTGCAGCCCTTGTGGATGAAAATGGAAATGACCTTGCTGAAGTCATGGAGCGCATGACCGCTGAAGAGCAGGAAATTGTGATCGACAATGTGGATAAGCCGGCGTTCCTGTCTCTTAACCGCAACTATTCTTTCTTTGGAAAAGTGGTTCATGATGCAACTATCGATGAACTTGTTTTGCAGGCAAAAACAGACTCAGACCTGATAAACCGATTCCTTGCATTTTACAGGATAGTGGATTCTGAAAAGATGAAACTTATCAAGAATGCCGATGCTGCGCCATCAGAAGAGTTCACAGACCTATTCAATGAACTCATCATGGATCTTGACCTGATGGAAAAGGCAGGCGCACAATTCCTTACTATCTTTGAATCTGTGGAAGACGATAAGTTCTCACACAGCTACCAGTTGCTGTACGAGGTCAAACAGAAGTTACTCAAAGCAATAGCAAGCAGACATGAAGAAAGCCTCATGTCATTATATGAGGCTTGCAATGCAAAGATAATTGATAGTTTTGATTACCTCGAAGAGCAGGTTCATGCTATCAAATGCAGACAGGTCAAGAACAAATGTCTGTCCATTCTTTCAACGCTTGATACCCCGGTTATTCACGGTATGATCAGGGAGCAGTTTGAAACTGCGGATAATGCTACCGATAAGTTAACAGCTTTCAGCCTTTATCTTGACAGTTCTGCATCTGATAAGATGGAGCTTATGCAGAATTACCAGAAGGAAGCGGAAAAGAATCCGGTTAGCTGGGAAGCTTACCTGAGAGTTATTGGAAGTAGTAGCGGAGACGATGTTACTGATCTGATAGAACAGGTCGAAAGTTCTGAAACCTTCAGAATAGAACAGGCAAACGATCAGAGAGCACTCTTTGCAAGTTTTGCATACAACAGAAAGAAGTCCCTGCAAACTGAAAAAGGAAGAGAGCTTCTTACAGTGATCATCCCTAAACTTGCTACTGTGAATGAATACAATACCGTGGGAATGCTCAACGTGCTTGCAAACATCGACAGGATGGAAGATGAATATCATGTGCCACTTGTGGAGATGATGGTCGGCTTCCTGAACAAGCTCGATCCTGA
- a CDS encoding peptidylprolyl isomerase: protein MAIKDGDTIKISYTGTLDDGTVFDSSENHDAPLEFKVGSGQVISGFDEAVKGMEVGEEKTFRIEAADAYGEPNPAMMQTVPRSMLQCDTEITAGTTIVVGTADGQQMPARISEVTDETLTLDMNHPLAGKALTFSIKVVEA, encoded by the coding sequence TTGGCAATAAAAGACGGAGATACAATAAAAATTTCATATACCGGCACACTTGATGACGGTACTGTTTTTGATAGTTCTGAAAACCATGACGCTCCTCTGGAATTCAAAGTCGGTTCAGGTCAGGTGATTTCTGGATTTGATGAGGCTGTAAAAGGAATGGAAGTTGGGGAAGAGAAGACATTCAGGATCGAAGCCGCTGATGCATACGGTGAACCAAATCCTGCTATGATGCAGACAGTTCCAAGATCAATGCTTCAGTGTGACACCGAGATAACAGCGGGTACGACCATTGTTGTTGGTACTGCCGATGGTCAGCAGATGCCAGCAAGAATAAGTGAAGTGACAGACGAGACACTCACACTTGACATGAACCATCCTCTTGCAGGAAAGGCTCTTACCTTCAGCATCAAGGTTGTTGAAGCATAA
- a CDS encoding DEAD/DEAH box helicase: protein MDISRLIENIRSSRRYEGQITHIEDVPAREPSYKELEMNPLIKYALNQKGIKQLYEHQAEAVERTRNRENIVLSTSTASGKSLCYMLPVFESMLQEPHATALYISPLNALVNDQLDTFRELSQTMTLNTKIDRFVGSMSKAEKDAVKNGNTKIIFTNPEMLHLSFLQWKQQWRQFLSNLNYIIIDESHSYSGVMGSHMANLLRRLNRVCEHYGANPLYICCTATIGNPVEHSSTLTGRKMTLIDNDSSGQGAQKFVFWNPPMYSNSRNFTQRKSSFGETVDLFTTFVQSDLQTIVFARSRQKVERMYVQAKNTLAERGGNKRISPYRGGYHGNEREDIEKALASGEIDGVISTNALELGIDIGGLDACIMDGFPGTIMSARQQAGRAGRGSRESIVTLVADSNALDQYYMRNPGDFFRRDCEEAVINVSNRYIQAGHLLCAARELPLKPEDKEYFGPEFDTIIQVLEEEGLLEGEFEKRSRDPAPHMKISIRNIENDSYTIIDKTTRKPLEKDIERLRAYREAFEGAVYINKGKPYCVTKLDHGRKEIHVEHADDGYYTRAMVDSDIVVREVVETKDLHTCPEVKVGFGDVDVTQQVTGYRKIQQRSDTELGQHSLEMPQFSLETEAIWLELPFSFTRLVDEHERDLAGGIHAIEHAIIAMYPLHLLADRNDVGGVSTPSHSDISGNSGIFIYDGHPGGVGYAESGYGRISEMLEVTLRSIESCPCYDGCPSCIQSPKCGNNNNPLDKDAAIMILRKMLDKPAYIPQKKVVRKVERPVKEETYVPVQRDPKDRPFDHNAALNRARRKLRQRDRKSAEKWIQEGIKAGKEKDHELAFECFSAALQLQPSNATALMNKGMTCLRLGQNQMALTIFNKLISQGYGKSIVWKHKGIALHRLGDFVGAVEMFDEALKEKPDDVKLKELREKSYEKTLK from the coding sequence ATGGACATTTCCCGGTTAATAGAAAATATAAGATCCTCAAGACGGTATGAGGGACAAATTACACACATAGAAGATGTGCCCGCACGAGAGCCATCTTACAAAGAACTGGAAATGAATCCACTCATAAAGTATGCTTTGAACCAGAAAGGAATAAAGCAGTTATACGAACATCAGGCAGAAGCAGTTGAGAGAACAAGAAACCGGGAAAACATCGTCCTTTCCACCAGCACTGCCAGCGGAAAATCGTTATGCTACATGCTCCCTGTTTTTGAAAGCATGTTGCAGGAACCACATGCAACTGCACTATATATATCACCCTTAAACGCTCTTGTGAACGATCAGCTTGACACATTCAGGGAACTGAGCCAGACAATGACCTTGAATACCAAAATAGACCGTTTTGTAGGTTCAATGAGCAAAGCTGAAAAAGATGCCGTAAAGAATGGAAACACAAAAATAATATTCACAAACCCGGAAATGCTCCACCTGAGTTTCCTGCAATGGAAACAGCAATGGAGGCAGTTCCTTTCAAATCTCAACTACATAATTATCGATGAGAGCCATTCATACAGCGGTGTCATGGGAAGCCATATGGCAAATCTCCTGCGGAGGCTTAATCGAGTCTGTGAGCATTATGGTGCCAACCCTCTTTACATCTGCTGCACCGCAACAATTGGAAATCCGGTAGAACACAGCTCCACTCTAACCGGCAGGAAAATGACACTGATCGACAATGACAGTTCCGGTCAGGGTGCACAGAAATTCGTGTTCTGGAACCCGCCCATGTATTCAAATTCACGCAATTTCACTCAAAGAAAATCCAGTTTCGGGGAAACAGTGGACCTTTTTACAACCTTTGTACAGAGCGACCTTCAGACAATAGTCTTTGCAAGGTCCAGGCAGAAAGTCGAAAGGATGTACGTGCAGGCAAAAAATACCCTTGCGGAGAGAGGAGGGAACAAAAGGATCAGCCCCTATCGTGGAGGCTATCACGGCAACGAGCGTGAGGATATCGAAAAAGCGCTCGCATCAGGTGAGATCGATGGCGTGATCTCCACCAACGCCCTTGAACTTGGAATTGACATCGGCGGTCTTGATGCCTGTATTATGGATGGTTTTCCCGGAACTATAATGAGTGCCAGACAGCAGGCAGGAAGAGCAGGACGAGGAAGCAGGGAAAGTATAGTGACCCTGGTTGCAGATTCCAATGCTCTTGACCAGTACTACATGAGAAATCCCGGAGACTTTTTCAGGCGTGATTGTGAGGAAGCTGTCATAAATGTCTCAAACCGTTACATTCAAGCAGGTCACCTGCTCTGTGCAGCAAGAGAACTTCCTCTTAAACCTGAAGACAAAGAATATTTCGGACCGGAATTTGATACGATCATACAGGTTCTGGAAGAAGAAGGACTTCTGGAAGGAGAATTTGAGAAGCGTTCACGTGACCCGGCTCCACACATGAAAATATCCATAAGGAATATTGAAAATGACAGTTATACCATAATCGATAAGACTACCAGAAAACCCCTTGAGAAAGATATCGAAAGGTTAAGAGCTTACAGGGAAGCTTTTGAAGGTGCAGTTTACATCAATAAAGGTAAACCGTATTGTGTCACAAAACTAGACCACGGTAGGAAAGAAATTCATGTGGAACATGCAGATGATGGATACTACACAAGAGCCATGGTAGATTCGGATATTGTTGTCAGGGAAGTTGTTGAAACAAAAGACCTTCACACATGTCCTGAAGTCAAAGTAGGTTTTGGTGATGTTGATGTCACACAACAGGTAACAGGTTACAGAAAGATACAGCAGAGGTCAGACACTGAACTTGGTCAGCATTCACTGGAAATGCCACAGTTCAGTCTTGAGACAGAAGCTATCTGGCTTGAACTGCCATTCTCATTTACCAGGCTTGTAGATGAACACGAACGTGACCTTGCCGGTGGAATTCATGCAATTGAGCACGCAATTATCGCAATGTACCCGTTGCATCTTTTAGCTGACAGGAATGATGTTGGCGGAGTTTCCACGCCATCACACTCTGATATCTCAGGAAACAGCGGTATTTTCATATATGACGGACATCCCGGCGGAGTTGGTTATGCTGAAAGCGGCTACGGAAGAATCTCTGAAATGCTTGAGGTCACCTTAAGGTCCATAGAGAGCTGCCCCTGCTACGATGGATGTCCATCCTGCATTCAATCTCCAAAATGTGGAAACAACAATAATCCTCTGGATAAGGATGCTGCAATAATGATCCTGAGGAAGATGCTCGATAAACCGGCATACATCCCGCAGAAGAAAGTAGTCCGAAAAGTTGAAAGGCCTGTAAAGGAAGAAACTTACGTTCCAGTTCAGAGAGACCCGAAGGACAGACCATTCGATCATAACGCAGCATTGAACAGGGCAAGAAGAAAACTCAGGCAGCGTGACCGTAAGAGTGCTGAAAAATGGATACAGGAAGGCATCAAAGCAGGAAAGGAAAAAGACCATGAACTGGCCTTTGAGTGTTTCTCGGCTGCCCTGCAACTTCAGCCTTCAAACGCAACAGCGCTTATGAATAAAGGTATGACATGCCTGAGACTTGGACAAAACCAGATGGCTTTGACAATTTTTAATAAGCTTATTAGCCAGGGCTATGGAAAGAGCATTGTCTGGAAGCATAAAGGAATAGCTCTTCACCGCCTTGGTGATTTTGTGGGTGCAGTAGAGATGTTCGATGAAGCGCTTAAAGAAAAGCCGGATGATGTTAAGCTGAAAGAACTCAGGGAAAAGTCCTATGAGAAGACCTTGAAATAG
- a CDS encoding arginine decarboxylase, pyruvoyl-dependent — protein sequence MVPKKCFLTKGVGVHKDKLASFELALRGALIEKYNLVTVSSILPPNCKLIPREEGIEYLPAGEIVHCVMARNDTKEPHRLIAAAVGTAVPVNENNYGYISEHHSFGEDEETAGEYAEDIAATMLATTLGIEFDSNCAWHEREQVYKASGHIIDTTHYCQTAYGDKNGKWTTVIAAMVFIE from the coding sequence ATGGTTCCAAAAAAATGCTTTCTGACAAAGGGTGTGGGTGTTCATAAGGATAAACTGGCATCTTTTGAACTGGCACTGCGCGGGGCGCTTATTGAAAAATATAATCTTGTTACCGTTTCCAGCATACTTCCGCCAAATTGTAAACTGATACCAAGAGAAGAGGGAATTGAATACCTTCCTGCCGGGGAGATCGTACATTGTGTAATGGCACGCAATGATACAAAAGAGCCTCACAGGCTTATAGCGGCAGCCGTAGGAACGGCGGTTCCTGTAAATGAAAATAATTACGGATACATATCGGAACATCATTCTTTCGGTGAGGATGAAGAAACAGCTGGTGAGTATGCTGAAGATATTGCAGCAACAATGCTTGCAACAACTCTTGGAATAGAATTCGACTCAAACTGCGCATGGCACGAAAGAGAACAGGTCTACAAAGCAAGCGGCCATATAATAGATACTACACATTATTGCCAGACTGCATACGGTGATAAGAATGGCAAGTGGACAACTGTTATAGCTGCCATGGTATTTATCGAGTGA
- a CDS encoding GNAT family N-acetyltransferase — protein sequence MNLKRTWIDGFEGFEDAYSVRKAVFVIEQDITEELEIDDNDKRSTHLIIYDEATAVATGRLFADDEGFHIGRICVLKEYRKMKLGKMVMEMLIEKAISQGAKSIHLSSQLYAIGFYRKFGFEEYGETYDDSGIEHISMRLLI from the coding sequence ATGAATTTGAAAAGAACGTGGATAGATGGTTTTGAAGGTTTTGAAGATGCATACAGTGTACGTAAAGCCGTTTTTGTAATAGAACAGGATATCACTGAAGAACTTGAGATCGATGATAATGACAAAAGATCAACTCATCTTATCATCTATGATGAAGCAACTGCTGTGGCAACTGGAAGGTTATTTGCCGATGATGAAGGATTTCATATCGGAAGAATATGTGTCCTGAAAGAATACCGGAAAATGAAACTTGGAAAAATGGTAATGGAGATGCTTATTGAAAAAGCAATTTCGCAAGGTGCAAAAAGCATACATCTTTCATCTCAGCTATATGCCATTGGTTTTTACAGAAAGTTCGGCTTTGAGGAATACGGGGAAACTTATGATGATTCAGGAATTGAGCATATTTCAATGAGACTTCTGATCTGA
- a CDS encoding basic amino acid ABC transporter substrate-binding protein, with the protein MKKILNLLLVGILLVGLVAVSGCADSTEGAESEVVDDVPTYIVGTEPYFPPFEYADENNSNEIIGFDVDLINAIAEDQGFNIEWKDLEFDALIPALQSGQIDMIVSGMTITEEREESVDFSEPYINAGLALAVAADNDEIKSVDDIQGKVAVVQQGSTGAAKADELKAEGTIEEVIYLAHVSDIVMSLQNGRGDFMINDLPVTKAFMSQNPDAIKIVDDEIQSDSYGFAVKTGNTELLEKLNTGLENVIADGTYDEIMEKYF; encoded by the coding sequence ATGAAGAAAATATTAAATCTTTTATTAGTAGGTATCTTATTGGTAGGTCTTGTAGCAGTTTCCGGATGTGCTGACAGCACAGAAGGAGCAGAGTCAGAAGTAGTAGATGACGTACCTACCTACATTGTTGGTACAGAACCATATTTCCCACCATTTGAGTACGCTGATGAAAATAACAGTAACGAAATAATTGGTTTTGATGTTGACCTTATAAATGCAATCGCAGAAGACCAGGGCTTTAACATTGAATGGAAAGACCTTGAATTCGATGCACTTATTCCTGCACTTCAGTCAGGCCAGATCGACATGATCGTTTCCGGAATGACAATCACAGAAGAGAGGGAAGAGTCTGTTGACTTCAGTGAACCATACATCAATGCAGGTCTTGCTCTTGCAGTTGCTGCAGACAATGACGAGATCAAGAGTGTCGATGATATCCAGGGCAAAGTAGCTGTTGTCCAGCAGGGTTCTACCGGTGCTGCAAAGGCTGATGAACTTAAGGCAGAAGGCACAATTGAAGAAGTTATCTATCTCGCACACGTCAGTGACATTGTTATGAGCCTTCAGAACGGCCGCGGAGACTTTATGATCAATGACCTTCCGGTCACAAAAGCATTCATGTCACAGAACCCGGATGCTATAAAGATAGTCGATGACGAGATCCAGAGTGATTCTTACGGATTTGCTGTTAAGACCGGAAACACAGAGCTTCTTGAGAAACTCAATACAGGTCTTGAGAATGTAATTGCTGATGGTACATACGACGAGATCATGGAGAAATACTTCTAA
- a CDS encoding amino acid ABC transporter permease, protein MITIEVTSFALFFGMILGTIAGLGKLSKNKLFRYPTIVYVDFIRGTPLLVQILLFYYGIPGLYSNATGNSLNIDPILAGIIVCSINSGAYIAEIVRAGIQSIDRGQMEAARSLGMTEKMAMREIILPQAFRRIIPPLGNEFIALLKDSSLLAVIGVHELLKTGQLYISRTFAAFPVYIAVALMYLILTIVISRFVTYSERRLGVSDRN, encoded by the coding sequence ATGATAACAATAGAGGTAACATCCTTCGCACTTTTCTTCGGGATGATACTTGGAACCATAGCAGGACTTGGTAAACTATCCAAAAACAAGTTGTTCCGCTATCCTACTATCGTTTATGTTGACTTTATCAGGGGAACTCCCCTGCTTGTGCAGATATTGTTATTCTACTACGGAATTCCCGGGCTTTACTCCAACGCAACGGGCAATTCACTGAACATCGACCCGATACTTGCTGGTATCATTGTTTGCAGTATAAACAGTGGCGCATATATTGCTGAGATCGTGCGTGCGGGAATACAATCCATCGACAGGGGACAGATGGAAGCTGCGCGCTCGCTTGGTATGACTGAAAAGATGGCAATGAGGGAGATCATTCTGCCACAGGCGTTCAGGCGCATTATTCCGCCGCTTGGAAATGAGTTCATAGCACTCTTGAAGGACTCATCGCTTCTCGCTGTGATAGGAGTCCATGAACTTCTCAAAACAGGACAACTCTACATCTCAAGGACATTTGCAGCTTTCCCGGTATATATTGCAGTGGCACTGATGTACCTGATATTGACTATTGTTATCTCACGTTTTGTAACATATTCAGAAAGGAGGCTTGGTGTAAGTGATAGAAATTAA
- a CDS encoding amino acid ABC transporter ATP-binding protein: MIEIKDLHKSFGDLEVLKGITIDIKESEVVCVIGPSGSGKSTFLRCINLLEMPSSGEISIDGEKITDKNVNINRIREEAGMVFQHFNLFPHKTTLENVALAPMKVRKLSKEEAEKRALDLLNKVGLADKAHVYPSALSGGQKQRVAIARALAMHPKVMLFDEPTSALDPEMVGEVLGVMNDLAQAGMTMIVVTHEMGFAREVADRVLFMDEGIIMEQGTPSDIFSNAQHERTKSFLSKVL, translated from the coding sequence GTGATAGAAATTAAAGACCTTCATAAGAGCTTCGGAGACCTGGAAGTTCTCAAAGGCATCACTATTGACATAAAGGAAAGTGAGGTCGTCTGTGTGATAGGTCCGTCCGGCTCTGGAAAGAGTACTTTCCTCAGATGCATCAATCTTCTTGAAATGCCAAGCTCAGGCGAGATCTCAATTGACGGTGAAAAGATCACCGACAAAAATGTCAACATCAACAGGATACGCGAGGAAGCAGGAATGGTTTTCCAGCATTTCAATCTCTTCCCACACAAGACCACACTGGAAAATGTTGCGCTGGCACCAATGAAAGTACGCAAGCTCTCAAAAGAAGAAGCTGAAAAGCGTGCTCTTGACCTTTTGAACAAGGTTGGACTTGCAGACAAGGCACATGTCTATCCTTCAGCTCTTTCCGGTGGACAGAAACAGAGAGTTGCAATCGCAAGGGCTCTTGCCATGCATCCGAAAGTTATGCTGTTTGACGAACCAACATCGGCCCTTGATCCTGAAATGGTAGGTGAGGTTCTTGGAGTTATGAACGACCTTGCCCAGGCAGGCATGACAATGATAGTTGTCACCCACGAGATGGGATTTGCAAGGGAAGTCGCTGACCGTGTTCTTTTCATGGATGAGGGGATCATAATGGAGCAGGGCACTCCTTCTGATATTTTTTCAAATGCACAGCATGAGAGGACAAAATCCTTCCTTAGCAAAGTGCTTTAA
- a CDS encoding GNAT family N-acetyltransferase: protein MLSEKTTSVTVRATTPDDIPLIMELVKALAEFEGLSDHVLATEESLRDGMFGKNKYAETIIAEIDGKAVGFIVFFHNFSTFVGRPGLYIEDIFVYPEYRGKGVGKALMVHCGKIAKERNCGRLEWSVLDWNPARKFYEHMGGEHQKEWLLYRLDEKSIEELAERK, encoded by the coding sequence ATGCTATCTGAAAAAACAACTTCTGTAACTGTGAGAGCAACAACACCAGATGACATTCCCCTTATAATGGAACTTGTAAAAGCGCTGGCAGAATTCGAAGGACTGAGCGATCATGTGCTTGCAACCGAAGAGAGCCTCAGAGATGGAATGTTTGGAAAGAACAAATATGCAGAAACTATAATCGCTGAGATCGATGGCAAAGCTGTCGGATTTATTGTGTTCTTCCATAATTTCTCTACTTTTGTAGGAAGACCCGGACTCTACATCGAAGACATTTTCGTCTATCCTGAATACCGTGGAAAAGGTGTTGGCAAAGCACTGATGGTCCATTGTGGGAAAATCGCAAAAGAAAGGAACTGCGGAAGACTGGAATGGAGTGTTCTTGACTGGAACCCTGCAAGGAAGTTCTATGAGCACATGGGCGGAGAGCACCAGAAAGAATGGCTACTGTACAGACTGGATGAAAAAAGCATCGAAGAACTTGCCGAACGAAAATAA
- a CDS encoding DUF1638 domain-containing protein gives MPLLTILSCKILQDEIVHILENDSSVDEILVVGNGQEDDFVSKLRKAGLEFRLLSPAKLRSDTESYRNDPEKYTVMIYMVELALHEFPKILKTEIYKLLDELSQCSNGILMFYGLCGNVFDKIESDFEHIEGTCPVRILRDETRTVDDCVGATLGGCEEYLATLKKFSEHGTFLFTPMFAHTWREIMRVDPEKPEKTIKMLKKVNEITGYKRVAKVRTGLSYTENFDEKVDEFAEIFDFEVLEIEGGQSLFEKCYSDIKEEVLGKSQR, from the coding sequence ATGCCATTACTGACAATACTGTCGTGTAAGATACTCCAGGATGAGATCGTGCACATACTTGAAAACGATAGTTCTGTAGATGAGATACTTGTAGTTGGTAACGGTCAGGAGGATGACTTTGTTTCTAAACTCAGAAAAGCCGGTCTTGAGTTCCGTTTGTTATCTCCTGCAAAACTTCGTTCTGATACTGAAAGCTACAGGAACGATCCTGAAAAGTACACAGTAATGATCTACATGGTTGAACTTGCACTGCATGAGTTTCCCAAGATACTGAAAACTGAGATCTACAAATTGCTAGATGAACTGAGCCAATGTTCCAATGGAATCCTGATGTTCTACGGTCTATGCGGTAATGTGTTTGATAAGATAGAGTCTGATTTTGAACATATTGAAGGAACATGTCCCGTCAGGATACTGAGAGATGAGACACGCACAGTTGATGATTGTGTAGGTGCGACCCTTGGAGGTTGCGAAGAGTATCTGGCTACGCTGAAAAAGTTCAGTGAGCATGGCACATTCCTTTTCACTCCGATGTTCGCTCATACCTGGCGTGAGATAATGAGAGTTGATCCCGAGAAACCTGAAAAGACTATTAAGATGCTTAAGAAGGTCAATGAGATCACAGGGTACAAGCGGGTTGCAAAGGTCAGGACCGGACTCAGTTATACTGAGAATTTTGACGAGAAAGTGGACGAGTTCGCTGAGATATTTGATTTTGAAGTCCTTGAGATAGAAGGCGGACAGAGTCTTTTTGAGAAGTGTTATTCAGATATAAAAGAAGAGGTTCTTGGGAAATCCCAACGATAG